Below is a window of Plasmodium brasilianum strain Bolivian I chromosome 14, whole genome shotgun sequence DNA.
aatttttaaattaaagtAGATATATCTTAATTTGGAATCGCAAAGCATGAAAAAATAGCACACactttttctctattttttgatttatagatatatatatatatatatatattttatgccTACTATAAGGCACATACCATAAAGAGTTCATTAAAATGGAATACTTAATattagaagaaaaatataaaaatcttTTGGTTAAATATGAACTCAgatttatgcatatacacgtatatgtccatacatatattcatacatacatttatacatatatatatatatatatatatatatatatatatatatatacatatgtctATACTTGCATAATTGTATCTACAATACTAAAATAGCGTTTACTTAtctgaaaataatatataaaagttaatcatatttatttatacttcTTTATTAAATTGTGTACCTATGCAACCGCACATATGtgttaaaagaataaatcttgctatgaaaaaacaattcttaaaaaagaaaatgaagcTCTCCAGAAAAAATTAGAGGtgtttttaaaacaaatgtAAATAGTAGCTTCATGCGCATTGCATtagtacacatatatagttaaatatataaatgtataggtatatgtatgttcatgtatatatatgtatacgtatatacgtatatacatgtgtatgtacatatatgtgcgATAATATACACGCCTGCGTGTCCTTTTTAACACAAACTTGTCTAATTAGAATCTAGAATATGCTTAtattgaaaaggaaaatgaaatCACCGAAATATttgaagaaaaggaaaaacacgAAGATAATAtagttaaattaaaaaaggaaaacctAGATTTAAAAGATGAAATTTCTAAACTACATGAAAGAATAGtagtaaaaattaagaattttGAATGAAAAAACGAACAAGTTGAAATGTATAATACCAGTGGGTTTACTGCAAACATACATAGaaacttatgtatatatatatatgtgttcaCATATTCAATTTTCGAAGGATTTAACAGATTTATCTAAGACATAcagaaaaatgataaaaagtaGAAACAAAGAATTGCAACAATCGGATATTCTAATATCAGAAAATATTAACTTACGAAATAGCATtaaagtaatattatttaaaaaagatacttatgatatacattttagggtcatacatttttttttaatgtagtGATTTTTTTAGCTTTTCATTCCTCTCCTGACCTTTTCCTATTTTAGGCTGTGAACaacgaaaaattaaatttagaaTCAGAACTGAGAAAAAAGACAAAAGTCATAAATGtgataaaggaaaaatataaaaaaaatataagcacgtaaacacaatttttattttttaaaaagtagaATATTTCGTTCATTTATTCCGCATATCTGTATATTTCGAATATGTTTTGCACTTTTTGTACTTGCgcacatttttgttttaatattatttcaaacTATACTTCTCATGGCACAAATTAACCAATATTAACGTTAATTTTTGTAGATTACTTGAAAAGTTTAATGAAAAGGACAGGCGCATGTATGAAATTCAAAGTTTTATTGTAAATGgtacaaatattaatatacataaatgaatatgTGTAAACAAGGTCTTTTATAAATGCTACGAGCTATTTAACTAAAGTATACCATTTGaataaatacacaaatatgaatacaatatgtatatataatgacagatatatagatatatgcGTACGTGTTCCGCATGTTATACATCTTGCAGAActgaataattttaaaattattattcaagaaaataaaagtcTCCATTATCACGAAAATTTaacagataaaaatattacgaaTATATACTTTCACTTAGATAtggtatatttataagaaaaaaatatattctatatgcgttattttatttatttttttttttttttttatcttaatagaagcaatgaaaattttatgattttacgctgtgcttttttatttttaaaaaataagaagaaaaaaaaattcgaaaTTATTCTCCTGCATTGTTCATATTACGTATTTaccatatttaaaatatttgcatATCCTTTCGAAACTTCCCTTATTAgctaacaaaaaaattggaaGAGAAAATGACAATATCCATAATGAAGTAGAAAGACCCATAAGGAGATACGTACATGTGTGTTCCTACTTACGTAcacccatatatatatatatatatatatattcgtacatgcgtacatatgtacatatatatatatatgcatacatacaaataatgcctctcttttaatttttttaagtttttacCACAAAATTTCAAGTAAAAATTGAACGGCAACTCCAAATTGTTTAGCGCATAAAATGATAAGAGAACGGGCTTAGGTAAATTTAGGGgggaaataaatatacattacgGTGttttatgtgcatatatatatatatatatatatatacacgtgtGATGAGGGGACGCACTGAAGATGGTATGTGTAACAGCTTCTAGAATGAAGAAAAgcaataaatgtatattattttttctttcaaaaaAACGCAAATTTAATAGTTTTCatgaaaattacaaaaatgttGATAGGGAAATTTTCGAGTGCAAAGAAATTAATGATCACAATTACAATGACATAGTAACTAAGGAAAAGactcttttaatttatgggTATGCTAACTATGCTTATACATGTTTAAGCTgttttaacaaattaatgGATATAGCAAATAAGGGAGTGAAAGATAAgatagataaaaaatttcttatatttaaattaaatataaacaataataatttgctagttcataaatttcatataaaatctATTCCTTTAGTGCAACTGagacataaaaataaactaattgaagaaatatatggaaatgagttaaacaatgaaaataatttgaagAATATACTAAATAGATATCAGAGCTACTTTCATTCAATATATGATTTAGGTAATATAAACGATTTTTTAAGTAGAGAAGATGAGTTATCGAAGGATGGGTTCATAGAGCATATGCAGGATTCCTTGCAAATAGACCAAAATAGTCCTGCGAAAGAAGGAAAAGATGAGAGTAGTGGCAGTGCCAGTAGCAGCAGCAGTGACAAAAGCagtaatgaaaaaagttCTGTTGACCGAGTGCAAGAATTCTTTATAAGGGattttctaaataatttAGAGTTAAATCATCAGTGCAGTTCTTATgttctatataaaaaattagaagtaCTACT
It encodes the following:
- a CDS encoding hypothetical protein (conserved Plasmodium protein), whose amino-acid sequence is MEYLILEEKYKNLLNLEYAYIEKENEITEIFEEKEKHEDNIVKLKKENLDLKDEISKLHERIVDLTDLSKTYRKMIKSRNKELQQSDILISENINLRNSIKAVNNEKLNLESELRKKTKVINVIKEKYKKNISTLLEKFNEKDRRMYEIQSFIVNELNNFKIIIQENKSLHYHENLTDKNITNIYFHLDMLTKKLEEKMTISIMNFHENYKNVDREIFECKEINDHNYNDIVTKEKTLLIYGYANYAYTCLSCFNKLMDIANKGVKDKIDKKFLIFKLNINNNNLLVHKFHIKSIPLVQLRHKNKLIEEIYGNELNNENNLKNILNRYQSYFHSIYDLGNINDFLSREDELSKDGFIEHMQDSLQIDQNSPAKEGKDESSGSASSSSSDKSSNEKSSVDRVQEFFIRDFLNNLELNHQCSSYVLYKKLEVLLNEKPKKMSNAIKLFLNEIIFNHSTYLDINNQYNKITAKAFLYLFDEDNFSSIEKLIELKNYLECEQDITPTKMQDLKLLSLNEPIITFDDFKNIYFKKIKGIDEFFSSEGDQNRITLWLRENTLLNENDKEDNKKIKMGGDIRTVYLSRVYRILAIKYFDIEKYDNSFHYAVESYKLTYPLNNIDTKKSKVLIENMILSLGAYNKSVINFLSKLQFLFTDKFFKIVKFPHTRAIKGGKPMMKRGKSGKWLWLSQDWKPRWLKKKTKLILEEEWKCVPDKNVPFWN